From Halobacillus sp. Marseille-Q1614, the proteins below share one genomic window:
- the murB gene encoding UDP-N-acetylmuramate dehydrogenase: MDKQMIYEKLLELVKKENVKVDEMLKNHLYTKLGGKADFFITPTTFEEIQNVVKFSNDENIPFTLLGNGSNLIIKDGGIRGIVINLKELNNISTDGNTIVAQSGARIIDASRHALKENLSGLEFACGIPGTVGGALYMNAGAYGGEIKDVLDYAFVIDKEGNLVKRLASDLDLDYRTSNIDKNKDIVIEATFSLKPGNYEDIKAVMDDLTYKRESKQPLEYPSCGSVFKRPPGYFAGKLIQDSNLQGTSIGGAEVSKKHAGFIINKDNATTSDYIRLIEHVQRTVKQNFGVDLEREVRIIGEDPS, translated from the coding sequence ATGGATAAACAAATGATTTATGAGAAATTATTAGAGCTTGTGAAGAAAGAAAATGTAAAAGTAGATGAAATGCTAAAAAACCACTTATATACGAAGCTTGGCGGTAAAGCCGATTTCTTTATTACTCCCACCACTTTTGAAGAAATTCAAAACGTCGTTAAATTTTCTAACGATGAAAATATCCCTTTTACCTTATTAGGTAACGGATCGAATTTAATTATTAAAGACGGCGGTATTCGGGGAATTGTCATTAATCTAAAAGAATTAAATAACATTTCCACTGATGGAAATACCATTGTTGCCCAAAGCGGAGCGCGCATTATTGATGCTTCCCGTCATGCCTTAAAAGAGAACTTATCTGGCTTAGAGTTCGCCTGCGGTATTCCCGGCACTGTCGGAGGCGCTCTTTACATGAACGCCGGAGCTTACGGCGGGGAAATTAAAGATGTACTCGATTATGCTTTTGTGATTGATAAGGAAGGCAACTTAGTGAAGCGGCTCGCTTCGGACTTAGATCTTGATTACCGCACAAGCAATATCGATAAAAATAAAGATATTGTGATCGAAGCTACTTTCAGCCTTAAGCCCGGAAACTATGAAGATATTAAAGCTGTCATGGATGACTTAACTTACAAGCGGGAATCCAAGCAGCCGCTTGAATATCCATCTTGCGGCAGTGTTTTCAAGAGACCGCCTGGCTACTTCGCCGGAAAGCTGATCCAGGACAGCAACCTTCAAGGTACAAGTATCGGCGGCGCAGAAGTATCCAAAAAGCATGCCGGGTTTATAATTAATAAAGATAATGCCACAACGTCAGACTATATCCGCTTGATTGAACACGTTCAAAGAACAGTAAAACAAAATTTCGGGGTCGATCTTGAACGTGAAGTTCGAATTATTGGCGAAGATCCCTCATAA